From Piliocolobus tephrosceles isolate RC106 chromosome 16, ASM277652v3, whole genome shotgun sequence, the proteins below share one genomic window:
- the EVI2B gene encoding protein EVI2B has translation MDPKYFILILFCGHLNNTFFSKTETITREKQSQPTSVTSLMSHVLANSQNTTGNPFGQPTQLNDISSRQSVSPAKVTAGQPTPAVYISSEKPATHTSAGQPLAYNTKQPTPMANTSSQQAVFTSARQLPSAHTSTTQPPTPFVYTFTQQSSTVQIPSTKLILPKVHNPSTQPISTVKNSPRSTPGFILDVTSNKQTPQKNNYNSTAAILIGVLLTSMLVAIIIIVLWKCLRKPVLNDPNWAGRSPFADGETPDICIDNIRENEISTKHTSIISLTPWKPSKSTLLADDLEIKLSESSENTEDSNNPKTEKTKDQVNATSEDSADGSTIGTAISSSDDADLPPPPPLLDLERQESNQSDKPIMRIVSPLPNDSTSFPPSLDCLNQDCGDHKSEIIQSFPPPPDSLNLLMPPVDFMKNQEDSNLEIQCQEFSIPPNSDQDLNESLPPPPAELF, from the coding sequence ATGGATCCCAAATATTTcatcttaattttgttttgtggaCACCTgaacaatacatttttttcaaagacagagacGATTACAAGAGAGAAGCAGTCACAGCCTACCTCAGTCACATCATTAATGTCACATGTATTGGCTAATTCTCAAAACACAACAGGGAATCCTTTCGGTCAACCAACGCAATTAAATGACATTTCTTCTAGACAATCAGTATCACCTGCCAAAGTCACTGCTGGACAACCAACACCAGCTGTCTATATCTCTTCTGAAAAACCAGCAACACATACTTCTGCTGGACAACCACTTGCCTATAACACCAAACAACCAACACCAATGGCCAACACCTCCTCCCAGCAAGCTGTGTTCACCTCTGCCAGACAACTACCATCTGCCCATACTTCTACCACACAACCACCAACGCCATTTGTCTACACTTTCACTCAACAATCATCAACTGTCCAGATCCCTTCTACAAAACTAATACTACCAAAGGTTCATAATCCATCCACACAACCAATATCAACTGTCAAAAATTCACCTAGGAGTACACCAGGATTTATCTTAGATGTTACCAGTAACAAACAAACTCcacaaaaaaacaattataattcaACAGCTGCCATACTAATTGGTGTACTTCTGACTTCCATGTTGGTAGCTATAATCATCATTGTACTTTGGAAATGCTTAAGGAAACCAGTTTTAAATGATCCAAATTGGGCAGGTAGATCTCCATTTGCTGATGGAGAAACCCCTGACATTTGTATCGATAAcatcagagaaaatgaaatatccacaAAACATACATCAATCATTTCACTTACACCCTGGAAACCAAGCAAAAGCACACTTTTAGCAGATGACTTAGAAATTAAGTTGTCTGAATCAAGTGAAAACACTGAAGACTCCAACAACcccaaaacagagaaaacaaaagatcAAGTAAATGCTACATCAGAAGATAGTGCTGATGGATCAACAATTGGAACTGCTATTTCTTCTTCAGATGATGCAGATCTGCCTCCACCACCTCCCCTTCTGGATTTGGAAAGACAGGAAAGTAACCAATCTGACAAACCCATAATGAGAATTGTATCTCCTCTGCCAAATGATTCTACTAGTTTCCCTCCATCTCTGGACTGTCTCAATCAAGATTGTGGAGATCATAAATCTGAGATAATACAATCATTTCCACCCCCGCCTGACTCACTTAACTTGCTCATGCCACCGGTAGATTTTATGAAAAATCAAGAAGATTCCAACCTTGAGATCCAGTGTCAGGAGTTCTCTATTCCTCCCAACTCTGATCAAGATCTTAATGAAtctctgccacctccacctgCAGAACTGTTTTAA